In Sutterella faecalis, a genomic segment contains:
- a CDS encoding IS1634 family transposase, producing the protein MKSGNKKQLTGFSVQKDGETEKWHVFLRTNRRSGYQYVVAETNHWDKEKKQARVTGRQMVGRIQPTNEITVSPRFRKRFPQFTQPELFFWEGQLLSRSEYLSANPNAQQEWDELEAQQQKDAKEAAAKAQLLASGEELEPDPLEEMRQARRYLRIGKPWAAWMTLLNCGMLDALVGIFGADDGLLLAQLAVYVFDQGPAMDRFEDWAAATGLPRLQPVSGQRISELLSRIDQSKIDAFFKTRYDAARERFFARQRAQTSSGEDAGEPQQPFLVAFDSTGISTFSTTIDQAEYGHAKQNPELKQVNLMLLCDEETGEAIFAYSYWGSINDSKAFVPILKHMISAGFDLSFVTFVTDRGFRNPFATQFLLDHHIGFVQGIPIVEDSVKKLFRQHRDLLTQNGYMNGDTGFVEMALSPSEAEAWTENLPGVKPIQRKVFIYLYYNPLTNSFAARRLAKDVEDALKVLNSGRKLDPRLAQRTANCIGEKESDKGHKVYYRKAQVMTRKTEFEGCLAIRTDRYLSAAQVFTIYSDRNNIERTFRELKVEEDARRLMATQTAFEGKLFVYELAQSIYRQVAMQARKKQAVLPGNSLNKLLAAIEPVVAVRVGNSREWRVDLLTRRQTQVYEQIGVTPPAGKHYFWC; encoded by the coding sequence ATGAAAAGCGGTAACAAAAAACAACTCACCGGTTTCTCCGTGCAGAAGGATGGGGAGACTGAAAAGTGGCATGTTTTCCTGAGAACCAATCGCCGGTCCGGCTATCAGTACGTCGTGGCTGAGACTAATCATTGGGACAAGGAGAAGAAGCAGGCCCGCGTGACGGGGCGTCAGATGGTCGGCCGCATTCAGCCAACCAATGAGATCACCGTGTCCCCCAGGTTCCGCAAAAGATTTCCCCAATTCACACAGCCCGAACTCTTCTTTTGGGAAGGTCAGCTGCTCTCGCGATCTGAGTATCTTTCTGCCAATCCAAATGCTCAGCAGGAATGGGATGAGCTGGAGGCGCAGCAGCAGAAAGACGCGAAGGAAGCCGCCGCAAAGGCGCAGCTGCTGGCTTCCGGCGAGGAACTGGAACCGGATCCGCTTGAGGAAATGCGTCAGGCGCGCCGTTATCTCCGCATCGGCAAGCCCTGGGCTGCATGGATGACGCTGCTCAACTGCGGCATGCTCGATGCCCTTGTGGGCATTTTCGGCGCGGATGACGGACTGCTTCTTGCTCAGTTGGCCGTCTATGTCTTCGACCAGGGACCTGCCATGGATCGATTTGAGGATTGGGCCGCTGCCACAGGGCTTCCTCGACTGCAGCCTGTTTCCGGGCAGAGGATTTCAGAGCTTCTCAGCCGAATTGATCAGAGCAAAATCGACGCCTTTTTCAAGACGCGCTACGACGCTGCGCGCGAGAGGTTCTTTGCTCGCCAGCGAGCACAGACCAGCTCCGGCGAAGACGCCGGAGAGCCTCAGCAGCCGTTCCTCGTCGCCTTCGACAGCACAGGCATCAGTACATTTTCCACAACCATCGATCAAGCGGAGTACGGCCACGCCAAGCAGAACCCGGAGCTCAAGCAGGTCAATCTGATGCTTCTATGCGATGAGGAAACGGGCGAGGCCATCTTCGCTTACAGCTACTGGGGATCCATCAATGACTCAAAGGCGTTTGTCCCCATTCTGAAGCACATGATTTCCGCCGGCTTCGATCTGTCCTTTGTGACGTTTGTTACGGATCGCGGCTTCAGGAATCCGTTTGCCACGCAATTCCTGCTTGATCATCACATTGGATTCGTCCAGGGCATTCCCATCGTTGAAGACTCCGTCAAGAAGCTGTTCCGCCAGCACCGGGATCTGCTCACGCAGAACGGCTACATGAACGGCGACACGGGATTTGTTGAAATGGCTCTCAGCCCCTCGGAGGCTGAAGCCTGGACGGAAAATTTACCGGGGGTGAAGCCTATTCAGCGCAAGGTCTTCATTTACCTCTATTACAATCCCCTGACCAACAGTTTCGCAGCGCGACGCCTAGCCAAGGATGTCGAGGATGCGCTCAAGGTTCTGAATTCGGGCAGGAAACTGGACCCCCGTCTGGCTCAGCGTACGGCCAATTGCATCGGAGAGAAGGAATCCGATAAGGGTCATAAGGTTTACTACCGCAAGGCGCAGGTTATGACGCGGAAGACCGAGTTTGAAGGGTGCCTGGCCATCCGAACGGATCGGTATTTGTCTGCGGCTCAAGTGTTTACGATCTACTCGGACCGCAACAACATCGAACGCACCTTCCGGGAGCTGAAGGTCGAGGAAGATGCGCGCCGCCTGATGGCAACGCAGACTGCCTTTGAGGGAAAGCTGTTCGTTTATGAACTGGCCCAGTCAATCTATAGACAGGTAGCCATGCAGGCTCGAAAGAAGCAGGCTGTTCTGCCTGGGAACTCATTGAACAAGCTTCTGGCAGCCATTGAGCCGGTAGTGGCTGTGCGTGTGGGGAACAGCCGTGAATGGAGGGTGGATCTGCTGACCAGGCGGCAGACTCAGGTCTATGAGCAGATCGGCGTCACCCCTCCCGCGGGGAAGCACTACTTTTGGTGCTAG
- the cysK gene encoding cysteine synthase A gives MSKVSSVLDLIGNTPVVRLSRLFPENEVWMKLERGNPGGSIKDRIALQMVRDAEARGELKAGGTIIEPTSGNTGVGLAMVSAVLGYRMILVMPESMSIERRLLAQAYGAELVLTPGKLGMKGAVDRAAELAQEIPGAWVAGQFSNPSNPRAHELHTGPEILKDFPEGLDAFISAFGTGGNVSGISRVLKKAWPKLRTYAVEPKSSPLLTEGKAGPHRIQGIGANFIPENLDRAAIDEFLDVADDDAFAYAQLAAAKEGLLVGISTGAVLAAVSGLLPKLNKNARILLMNFDTGERYLSVKGFVKGAE, from the coding sequence ATGAGCAAAGTATCCTCGGTGCTTGATCTTATCGGCAATACGCCGGTCGTACGTTTGTCGCGGCTGTTCCCGGAAAACGAAGTCTGGATGAAGCTGGAAAGGGGGAATCCCGGCGGCTCCATCAAGGACCGCATTGCGCTTCAGATGGTTCGGGATGCGGAAGCCAGGGGAGAACTGAAGGCTGGCGGCACCATTATTGAGCCGACTTCCGGCAATACCGGCGTCGGACTCGCTATGGTGAGCGCGGTTCTCGGATATCGCATGATTCTTGTCATGCCTGAGTCCATGAGCATTGAGCGTCGCCTCCTGGCGCAGGCTTATGGTGCAGAACTCGTGCTTACCCCGGGCAAGCTCGGCATGAAGGGTGCAGTCGATCGCGCCGCAGAACTTGCGCAGGAAATCCCCGGTGCCTGGGTTGCGGGTCAATTCAGCAATCCAAGCAACCCGCGCGCGCATGAGCTTCACACGGGACCTGAAATCCTGAAGGATTTCCCGGAAGGACTGGATGCATTCATTTCTGCATTTGGCACGGGCGGCAATGTCTCCGGCATTTCCCGGGTGCTCAAGAAAGCCTGGCCGAAGCTTCGCACCTATGCGGTTGAACCTAAGTCGAGTCCGCTTCTTACGGAAGGGAAGGCGGGACCGCATCGCATCCAGGGCATTGGCGCCAATTTCATCCCGGAGAACCTGGATCGCGCAGCGATTGATGAATTCCTTGATGTAGCCGATGATGATGCATTCGCTTACGCTCAACTTGCGGCAGCGAAAGAAGGTCTCCTCGTCGGCATTTCCACGGGTGCTGTGCTGGCGGCAGTTTCGGGTCTGCTGCCGAAACTCAATAAGAATGCCAGGATCCTTCTCATGAACTTCGATACGGGCGAGCGCTATCTTTCTGTTAAGGGCTTTGTGAAGGGCGCGGAATAA
- a CDS encoding AMP-dependent synthetase/ligase translates to MGRSSELDGLTTLPELLTHSIRKWGDREALRQFDRSSSTWESWSYKELGEHVLEWRRAYSAMGLRPGDRIAILMPNGRDHVCADQAALANGLIPVPLHAIDTPGASAFIMIDSQACTLVTNKLSRWKQIRATGVQMPDLSTVLITDPGETEDHEDGRFHVKSLASVLELGKSVSADSLPAGPLEDDLAGIVYTSGTTGRPKGVMLTHRNIVSNVKATLECVSPREGDTFLSFLPLSHTFERTAGYYLALATGCVIAYNRSVLLLAEDLKVIRPTVIISVPRVYERIYARVQDKLRKSKPIARKLFDWAVEVGWRDFCRRNRLPVEESSRAWLDGIIRLTLVRRMADMLLSQFGGRLRIAISGGAALNHKVARAFCGLGLPIIQGYGMTEASPIIAGNCVEFNQPNTVGKPFCNVEVRLAEGNEIQIRGPSIMKGYWHRPADTAAAFTKDGWLHTGDVGEFNSDGMLCIKGRIKEIIVTSTGEKIPPADLESAIETDPLFEQCYVVGENRPYLTLITCVNKDEWARFAESLGLDPNDPQSLNNPAARTSALKRAKAAASDFPNYALPRAVLLTNEPWTIENGLITPTLKLKRGPLSNKFEAEIARVYATHG, encoded by the coding sequence ATGGGCCGATCAAGTGAACTCGATGGACTGACTACGCTCCCGGAGCTTCTCACTCACAGCATTCGCAAATGGGGAGACCGCGAGGCACTTAGGCAGTTCGACCGCTCCTCAAGCACGTGGGAAAGCTGGAGCTATAAAGAACTCGGTGAACACGTTCTTGAGTGGCGCCGCGCCTATTCCGCCATGGGACTTCGCCCCGGCGACCGCATCGCGATTCTGATGCCCAACGGACGGGACCACGTATGCGCCGACCAGGCCGCTCTCGCGAACGGACTCATCCCTGTTCCCCTGCATGCAATCGACACGCCGGGCGCAAGTGCCTTCATCATGATCGACAGCCAGGCATGCACGCTTGTAACCAACAAGCTTTCGCGCTGGAAGCAGATCCGGGCGACCGGCGTGCAGATGCCGGATCTAAGCACGGTGCTCATCACCGATCCAGGCGAAACTGAAGACCATGAAGACGGGCGTTTTCATGTCAAGAGCCTTGCTTCAGTCCTGGAGCTCGGTAAAAGCGTTTCTGCGGACAGCCTTCCCGCCGGTCCGCTTGAAGACGACCTTGCCGGCATCGTCTACACCTCCGGCACCACAGGTCGGCCGAAGGGCGTCATGCTCACGCACCGCAATATCGTGAGCAACGTCAAGGCAACGCTCGAATGCGTGTCTCCCCGCGAAGGCGATACATTCCTCTCCTTCCTGCCGCTCTCGCACACGTTTGAACGTACGGCCGGCTACTATCTTGCGCTCGCCACTGGATGCGTCATCGCGTACAACCGCTCGGTGCTGCTCCTCGCAGAAGATCTCAAGGTCATTCGTCCGACCGTCATCATCTCAGTACCGCGCGTCTACGAGCGCATTTATGCGCGCGTTCAGGACAAGCTTCGCAAATCCAAACCTATTGCACGCAAGCTTTTCGACTGGGCGGTCGAAGTTGGCTGGCGCGATTTCTGCCGCCGCAACCGTTTGCCGGTAGAGGAAAGCTCTCGCGCCTGGTTGGACGGCATCATTCGACTGACGCTCGTGCGCCGTATGGCCGACATGCTTCTCTCTCAGTTCGGCGGCCGGCTTCGCATTGCCATTTCCGGCGGCGCAGCGCTGAACCACAAGGTTGCCCGCGCATTCTGCGGTCTTGGTCTGCCGATCATTCAAGGCTACGGCATGACGGAAGCGAGTCCGATCATTGCCGGCAACTGTGTTGAATTCAATCAGCCCAACACCGTCGGCAAGCCTTTCTGCAATGTTGAGGTTCGTCTTGCCGAAGGCAACGAAATCCAGATCCGCGGGCCTTCCATCATGAAGGGCTACTGGCATCGTCCGGCAGATACAGCGGCCGCTTTTACAAAGGATGGCTGGCTTCATACGGGTGATGTGGGTGAATTCAATTCAGACGGCATGCTCTGCATCAAAGGCCGCATCAAGGAAATCATCGTCACCTCAACAGGCGAAAAAATTCCTCCTGCCGATCTCGAATCCGCCATTGAAACGGATCCGCTCTTCGAGCAGTGCTACGTTGTCGGAGAAAACCGCCCGTATCTCACGCTTATCACCTGCGTGAATAAGGACGAATGGGCAAGATTCGCCGAATCGCTCGGCCTCGACCCCAACGATCCGCAAAGTCTGAACAACCCGGCCGCCCGCACCTCAGCGCTCAAGCGCGCCAAGGCAGCGGCTTCAGACTTCCCGAACTATGCGCTTCCCCGTGCAGTTCTCCTGACGAATGAACCGTGGACCATCGAAAACGGCCTCATTACGCCTACGCTCAAACTTAAGCGTGGTCCGTTGTCGAACAAGTTCGAAGCTGAGATTGCCCGCGTCTATGCCACGCATGGCTGA
- a CDS encoding coproporphyrinogen III oxidase family protein: MTSTTHFVPQPRKLLPNWMIGLSDRVMDYYTGRYLHCDPVILKNPPPPQEGHQYMLYAHVPFCHTLCTYCTFHRFLFKEWKAREYFKNLRREMDYVKALGYDFTAMYVGGGTTTILEDELIKTLEHAKKLFPSIKEISCETDPQVITTPQFRNLQGLVDRMSIGVQSFNDDILKLSDRYEKFGSGEQIFERLQYAQELFPVCNVDMMFGFRGQSLDVLHDDMEKIVKLNPRQTTTYPLMVTSQTRQSVKGTIAATGIELADQYRCILDTFGNRYRQLTSWTFGQTNNEGFDEYVVDHDEYLGVGSGAFSFLNNSLYVNTFSLRRYGERIAAGNTGVERRREFDKHAIMQYRLMLGLFAHRLSRKYFREVHGINVDRYLMKEMLGLRISGAIKDDPNDPDRIIVTDAGKFLGLVMMKAFYAAMDQVRAELRAPLREEDM; encoded by the coding sequence ATGACCAGCACTACCCACTTCGTCCCGCAGCCGCGCAAGCTCCTGCCCAATTGGATGATCGGTCTTTCCGACCGCGTGATGGATTACTACACCGGCCGCTATCTGCACTGCGATCCGGTTATTCTCAAGAATCCTCCGCCTCCGCAGGAAGGACACCAGTACATGCTCTACGCGCATGTTCCTTTCTGCCATACGCTCTGCACCTACTGCACGTTCCATCGGTTCCTGTTTAAGGAATGGAAGGCTCGCGAATACTTCAAGAACCTGCGCCGCGAAATGGATTACGTGAAGGCGCTTGGCTACGATTTCACCGCCATGTACGTGGGCGGAGGCACCACGACGATTCTTGAGGACGAGCTCATCAAGACGCTCGAACACGCCAAGAAGCTCTTTCCTTCGATCAAGGAAATTTCCTGCGAAACCGACCCGCAAGTAATCACCACGCCGCAGTTCCGCAATCTTCAGGGGCTTGTCGACCGCATGTCGATCGGCGTGCAGAGCTTTAATGACGACATCCTCAAGCTCTCCGACCGCTATGAGAAGTTCGGATCCGGTGAGCAAATTTTCGAGCGTCTGCAGTACGCTCAGGAGCTTTTCCCCGTCTGCAATGTCGACATGATGTTCGGATTCCGCGGTCAGTCGCTCGACGTTCTCCATGACGACATGGAAAAAATCGTCAAGCTCAATCCAAGACAGACCACCACCTATCCGCTCATGGTGACGTCTCAGACACGTCAAAGCGTGAAGGGCACCATCGCAGCCACCGGCATTGAGCTCGCTGATCAGTATCGCTGCATCCTTGATACTTTCGGCAATCGCTACCGCCAGCTCACGTCCTGGACCTTTGGCCAGACGAACAACGAAGGCTTCGATGAATATGTGGTCGACCACGACGAATACCTCGGCGTGGGTTCCGGCGCATTCAGCTTCCTCAATAACAGTCTTTATGTAAACACCTTCAGTCTGCGCCGCTATGGCGAACGCATCGCCGCAGGCAATACCGGCGTAGAGCGCAGGAGAGAGTTCGACAAGCACGCGATCATGCAGTACCGCCTGATGCTCGGCCTCTTTGCACATCGACTCTCCCGGAAATATTTCCGGGAGGTGCACGGCATCAACGTCGACCGCTATCTCATGAAGGAAATGCTCGGTCTGCGCATTTCGGGAGCCATCAAGGATGACCCCAACGATCCCGACCGCATCATCGTTACCGACGCCGGCAAGTTCCTCGGCCTCGTGATGATGAAGGCCTTCTATGCCGCCATGGATCAGGTTCGTGCAGAACTGCGCGCTCCTCTGCGTGAAGAGGATATGTAA
- a CDS encoding [Fe-Fe] hydrogenase large subunit C-terminal domain-containing protein: protein MTTTVRTFLPGDNAYGQNGPAFQGNLRKGELRGIIHINKNHCVGCDTCSKFCPTDAIKGGLGSKHEIIDDACIYCGQCLIACPFNAIEQMSFVDKVERVLDAKDHIVVAQPSPAVRVSICEEFGGEPGELSTEQLVNALEAAGFVTYDCNATADQTIIEEGTEFVKKIQYWVLGERGPEVDEQGKHPFPHFTSCCPGWVKYAETYAADMLPHLSTAKSPLQMGGTLAKTWAAKYVLKCDPRKVFFVSVTPCTAKIFEAARPEMNSAWRWLIANKEIPADTPEFQDIDASLTARDLAELLRRKGINPLLMPKTRERAPLEVYSGAGTIFGCSGGVMEAALRTAYFALSGKELDNANIEVVRGHNNAIVEATIPVPIKALGGKTYDVHVCVVNGANQGLKEVLHRVRVDKNRYHFIEVMNCPGGCVNGGGQPVQSSGTAWLKPTTPLPLRV, encoded by the coding sequence ATGACGACCACGGTTCGTACGTTCCTGCCTGGCGACAATGCCTACGGCCAGAACGGTCCCGCCTTCCAGGGCAACCTTCGCAAGGGTGAACTGCGCGGCATCATCCATATCAACAAGAATCACTGCGTCGGCTGCGACACCTGCAGCAAATTCTGCCCGACCGATGCCATTAAGGGCGGTCTCGGCTCCAAGCACGAGATTATCGACGACGCGTGCATCTATTGCGGCCAGTGCCTCATCGCCTGCCCGTTCAACGCCATCGAACAGATGAGCTTCGTCGACAAGGTCGAACGCGTTCTTGACGCGAAGGATCACATTGTCGTCGCACAGCCCTCGCCGGCTGTCCGCGTCTCAATCTGCGAAGAATTCGGCGGCGAACCGGGTGAACTCTCCACCGAACAGCTCGTCAACGCGCTTGAAGCAGCCGGTTTCGTCACCTATGACTGCAACGCGACTGCTGACCAGACGATCATTGAAGAAGGCACGGAATTCGTCAAGAAGATCCAGTATTGGGTTCTCGGCGAACGTGGTCCGGAGGTTGATGAACAGGGTAAGCACCCGTTCCCGCACTTTACGTCCTGCTGCCCGGGCTGGGTTAAGTACGCTGAAACGTACGCTGCCGACATGCTTCCGCACCTCTCCACGGCGAAGTCTCCGCTTCAGATGGGCGGCACGCTGGCAAAGACCTGGGCTGCCAAGTACGTGCTCAAGTGCGATCCCCGCAAGGTCTTCTTCGTTTCCGTCACGCCCTGCACGGCCAAGATTTTTGAGGCTGCCCGCCCCGAAATGAATTCGGCCTGGCGCTGGCTCATCGCCAATAAGGAAATTCCTGCCGATACGCCTGAATTCCAGGATATCGACGCCTCTCTCACGGCCCGTGATCTCGCCGAACTTCTCCGCCGTAAGGGCATTAATCCGCTCCTGATGCCGAAGACCCGCGAACGCGCTCCGCTTGAGGTTTATTCCGGTGCCGGCACGATTTTCGGCTGTTCCGGCGGCGTTATGGAAGCGGCGCTCCGTACCGCTTACTTCGCGCTCTCCGGCAAGGAACTCGATAATGCGAATATCGAAGTTGTCCGAGGCCACAACAACGCCATCGTTGAAGCGACGATTCCTGTGCCCATCAAGGCGCTCGGCGGCAAGACCTACGATGTGCATGTCTGCGTCGTCAACGGCGCCAATCAGGGTCTGAAGGAAGTTCTCCATCGCGTACGCGTCGACAAGAACCGCTATCACTTCATCGAAGTGATGAACTGCCCGGGCGGTTGCGTCAACGGCGGCGGTCAGCCGGTTCAGTCCTCCGGCACTGCATGGCTCAAACCCACTACGCCGCTCCCCCTGCGCGTCTAA
- a CDS encoding iron hydrogenase small subunit encodes MLSENYSYAERPAALILGRRGFLKVSGLCVGAAVVCGWAIGDMVARRNSIILARQAGLYKDDKLCQAMGLAASHQNTVVMSVYKDMKAKPVDHTMHELLHTHYYSRSMLAMTEAAHV; translated from the coding sequence ATGCTGTCTGAAAACTATTCCTATGCAGAACGCCCCGCAGCCCTGATTCTCGGTCGCCGCGGCTTTCTGAAAGTGAGCGGTCTCTGCGTCGGTGCTGCCGTTGTCTGCGGCTGGGCCATCGGCGACATGGTCGCCCGCCGCAATTCAATCATCCTTGCCCGCCAGGCCGGCCTCTACAAGGATGACAAGCTCTGCCAGGCTATGGGCCTCGCGGCTTCCCACCAGAACACGGTGGTCATGTCCGTTTACAAGGATATGAAGGCAAAGCCCGTCGACCATACGATGCACGAACTGCTTCACACGCACTACTATTCCCGCTCCATGCTTGCCATGACGGAGGCTGCTCATGTCTGA
- a CDS encoding cytochrome b/b6 domain-containing protein, protein MSDISAAPNDRILRFHAPDKVFHSVNAITWFALLFTGMYVYFCNPSDEAAETAMIAHLIIGAVFTFNLLGFIVIAPDRFALIMRACMEWDSNTLRWFLNFGNYPRRFFGIPLGPETVPPQGRYNGGQKASYLLFMGMIAALAVTGWLLWLGAPVTGKLVYFLTFYFHVWGSIIISILVVCAHIPLALLSMSHFKGIWRLGPGTISVEAAEHHAPLWFKRDVIRTDIEK, encoded by the coding sequence ATGTCTGATATTTCTGCCGCCCCCAATGACCGCATCCTGCGCTTCCATGCGCCGGACAAGGTCTTCCACTCGGTGAACGCGATCACCTGGTTCGCGCTGCTCTTCACGGGCATGTACGTCTACTTCTGCAATCCCTCCGACGAGGCTGCGGAAACGGCGATGATCGCCCACCTGATCATCGGCGCCGTCTTCACCTTCAACCTGCTCGGCTTCATTGTCATTGCTCCGGATCGCTTCGCGCTCATCATGCGCGCCTGCATGGAGTGGGACAGCAACACGCTGCGCTGGTTCCTTAACTTCGGCAACTACCCCCGCCGCTTCTTCGGCATCCCGCTCGGGCCGGAAACGGTTCCCCCGCAGGGTCGCTACAACGGCGGCCAGAAGGCTTCCTATCTGCTCTTCATGGGCATGATCGCTGCTCTCGCGGTCACGGGCTGGCTCCTTTGGCTCGGCGCTCCGGTTACCGGCAAGCTTGTCTACTTCCTGACGTTCTACTTCCACGTTTGGGGTTCGATCATTATTTCGATCCTCGTGGTTTGCGCCCACATCCCGCTCGCGCTCCTTTCGATGTCTCACTTCAAGGGCATCTGGCGCCTCGGCCCGGGCACGATCTCGGTGGAAGCCGCAGAACATCACGCCCCGCTCTGGTTTAAGCGTGACGTCATCCGCACGGATATCGAGAAGTAA
- the hydF gene encoding [FeFe] hydrogenase H-cluster maturation GTPase HydF gives MLNTFNTPKGLRIHIGLFGRRNAGKSSLANALTNQHISIVSNVPGTTTDPVEKACELAPIGPVVFIDTAGVDDVGELGAARVERSKTVLEWTDIALIVGSAAGLEPDDRELIADAKRLGTPSILVLNKAGIKAPTDQVLADARQYGLPVVITDAVEGLGIDALRQTIIRIVQEDTEPDRPLCGDLAHAGDTVLLVTPIDSGAPKGRLILPQVQAIRELLDAHAKAYVIQQDRVAEAIADLKNPPAFIMTDSQAIDDVARQAPDSIPLTTFSLQMAYAKSDLIELARGTAALSKLKDGDRVLICETCSHHPQKDDIGRLKIPRWLKEKTGLDLKIEVAVGKDFPDDLTPYAVLIQCGGCVVTRRHMLMRLRRAMSQKVPMTNYGLAICYLRGHLERVLSCHPEALEAFRKGLKS, from the coding sequence ATGTTGAACACTTTCAATACGCCCAAGGGGCTCAGAATCCACATCGGCCTTTTCGGCCGCCGCAACGCCGGCAAAAGCTCTCTTGCCAATGCGCTCACCAATCAGCACATTTCCATTGTCTCGAACGTACCAGGAACAACAACCGACCCGGTGGAAAAGGCCTGCGAGCTTGCCCCGATCGGACCGGTTGTCTTTATTGACACTGCCGGCGTCGACGATGTCGGAGAGCTTGGTGCTGCACGCGTAGAGCGCTCCAAGACCGTATTGGAATGGACGGACATCGCCCTTATTGTGGGGAGTGCTGCCGGGCTCGAACCTGACGACCGGGAACTGATTGCCGATGCCAAGCGGCTCGGAACCCCCTCGATCCTTGTACTCAACAAAGCAGGCATTAAGGCACCCACTGACCAAGTTCTCGCAGATGCGCGTCAGTACGGCCTGCCCGTCGTCATCACCGATGCCGTAGAGGGTCTCGGGATTGATGCATTGCGGCAAACCATCATCCGCATTGTTCAGGAAGACACAGAACCCGACAGACCGCTCTGCGGCGACCTGGCCCACGCGGGCGATACCGTGCTTCTTGTCACGCCGATTGACTCCGGTGCTCCAAAAGGCCGCCTTATCCTGCCGCAGGTGCAGGCCATCCGGGAACTTCTGGATGCCCATGCCAAGGCTTATGTCATTCAGCAGGACCGCGTAGCCGAAGCCATTGCCGATCTCAAAAATCCCCCGGCCTTCATCATGACGGACTCGCAGGCGATTGACGACGTTGCCCGACAGGCGCCGGACTCCATCCCGCTCACAACATTTTCGCTGCAGATGGCCTATGCAAAGAGCGATCTCATCGAACTCGCCCGGGGTACAGCGGCCCTTTCGAAACTTAAGGACGGCGACCGCGTGCTCATCTGCGAAACCTGCAGCCACCACCCCCAGAAGGACGATATCGGCCGACTCAAGATTCCGCGCTGGCTGAAGGAAAAAACCGGGCTCGACCTCAAAATCGAAGTTGCCGTCGGCAAAGACTTCCCTGACGATCTCACACCCTACGCCGTTCTCATTCAGTGCGGCGGCTGCGTCGTCACGCGGCGCCATATGCTGATGCGCTTGAGGCGTGCGATGAGCCAGAAGGTGCCCATGACGAATTACGGACTTGCCATCTGCTACCTGCGCGGTCATCTCGAACGCGTCCTTTCGTGCCATCCGGAAGCGCTTGAAGCTTTCCGCAAAGGTCTCAAGTCATAA